A single region of the Paraburkholderia sprentiae WSM5005 genome encodes:
- a CDS encoding 3-hydroxybutyrate dehydrogenase, with translation MSSLNTNLNGKVAVVTGAASGIGKQVALTLSAAGAAVAIADLNQDGANAVAEEIRKGGGKAIGVAMDVTSEDAVNQGIDKVAAEFGSIDILISNAGIQIVNPIENYSFSDWKKMQAIHVDGAFLTTKAALKHMYKDNRGGVVIYMGSVHSHLASPLKSAYVTAKHALLGLSRVLAKEGAAHNVRSHVVCPGFVRTPLVDKQIPEQAKELGISEDEVIKRVMLGGTVDGIFTTVEDVAQTVLFLSTFPTAALTGQSFVVSHGWYMH, from the coding sequence ATGTCGTCTCTGAACACGAATCTGAACGGCAAGGTTGCCGTCGTTACTGGCGCTGCGAGCGGCATCGGCAAACAGGTCGCGTTGACTCTTTCGGCCGCGGGCGCGGCGGTCGCGATCGCCGACCTGAATCAGGACGGCGCGAACGCCGTGGCTGAAGAAATCAGAAAGGGCGGCGGCAAGGCGATCGGCGTGGCAATGGATGTGACGAGCGAAGACGCCGTGAACCAGGGTATCGACAAGGTCGCCGCGGAATTCGGCTCGATCGACATTCTCATTTCCAACGCCGGCATCCAGATCGTCAATCCGATCGAAAACTATTCGTTCTCGGACTGGAAGAAGATGCAAGCCATTCACGTGGACGGCGCGTTCCTGACCACCAAGGCTGCGCTCAAGCACATGTACAAGGACAATCGCGGCGGCGTCGTGATCTACATGGGCTCGGTCCACTCGCATCTCGCCTCGCCGCTGAAGTCGGCGTACGTGACCGCGAAGCATGCTCTGCTGGGGCTGTCGCGCGTGCTCGCCAAGGAGGGCGCTGCGCACAACGTGCGTTCGCACGTCGTGTGTCCGGGCTTCGTGCGCACGCCACTCGTCGACAAGCAGATTCCCGAGCAGGCGAAGGAACTCGGCATCAGCGAAGACGAAGTGATCAAGCGCGTGATGCTGGGCGGTACCGTCGACGGTATCTTTACGACGGTTGAAGATGTCGCGCAGACCGTGCTGTTCCTGTCGACCTTCCCGACGGCGGCGCTGACCGGCCAATCATTCGTGGTGAGCCACGGCTGGTACATGCACTAA
- a CDS encoding DUF3734 domain-containing protein, translating into MAQRNLKRARVGVSGEGEGAGPAVAAHLRRHLRLPNYETVALMLQGGGALGAYQAGVFQGLYEAGIEPNWVAGISIGALNTAIIAGNPPEQRVERLLQFWETICQPAFGPPLPAPVEHALFNSSEAVRKAFTAAQAMSAIVEGQKGFFVPRFPPPLPTMSGPPQLASYYDTTPLKATLESLCDFDRINSGEIRVSVGAVNCGTGNFAYFDNTHTTLRPEHFMASGALPPGFAAVEIDGQFYWDGGLMSNTPLYEVLQSTPRRDTLAFQVDLWSAVGPVPDNITDVQGRMKDIQYSSRTRLVTDMLQRSQRFRHVLREVLDRVPVEQRDDPWCKLAEDLSCSKRYNVVHLIYRHKEYEGHYKDFQFGLSTMREHWRSGLEDIRHSLEQPDWLDMPDNDAGFVTHDIHRDSR; encoded by the coding sequence GTGGCGCAACGCAATCTGAAGCGGGCGCGCGTAGGCGTGTCCGGCGAGGGGGAGGGCGCGGGTCCGGCGGTCGCCGCCCACCTGCGCCGGCATCTCCGGTTGCCCAACTACGAAACTGTCGCGCTGATGCTGCAAGGCGGTGGCGCACTGGGCGCCTATCAGGCCGGCGTCTTTCAAGGACTATACGAAGCAGGCATCGAACCGAACTGGGTCGCGGGAATTTCGATCGGCGCGCTGAATACGGCGATCATTGCGGGCAATCCACCGGAACAGCGCGTCGAGCGTCTGCTGCAATTTTGGGAGACGATCTGCCAGCCGGCGTTCGGACCGCCGTTGCCGGCTCCGGTCGAACACGCGCTGTTCAATTCGAGCGAAGCGGTGCGCAAAGCATTTACGGCAGCGCAGGCAATGAGCGCGATCGTCGAAGGGCAAAAGGGTTTCTTCGTGCCGCGCTTCCCACCGCCGCTGCCCACGATGTCCGGTCCGCCGCAACTGGCGAGTTATTACGACACCACGCCGCTGAAGGCCACGCTCGAGTCGCTGTGTGATTTCGACCGGATCAATTCCGGCGAAATACGCGTGTCGGTGGGCGCGGTGAATTGCGGCACGGGAAATTTCGCGTACTTCGACAATACGCACACCACGCTCAGGCCTGAGCATTTCATGGCGTCGGGTGCGTTGCCGCCGGGTTTCGCAGCCGTCGAGATCGACGGTCAGTTCTACTGGGACGGCGGCCTGATGTCGAATACGCCGCTCTACGAGGTGCTCCAATCCACGCCGCGCCGCGACACACTCGCGTTCCAGGTCGATCTATGGAGCGCGGTCGGCCCGGTGCCGGACAACATCACCGACGTTCAGGGGCGCATGAAAGACATCCAGTATTCGAGCCGCACGCGTCTCGTGACCGACATGCTGCAGCGCTCGCAGCGCTTCCGCCACGTGCTGCGCGAGGTGCTGGATCGGGTACCCGTCGAGCAGCGCGACGATCCGTGGTGCAAACTCGCCGAGGATCTGTCGTGCTCGAAGCGCTACAACGTGGTTCACCTGATCTACCGGCACAAGGAATACGAAGGACACTACAAGGACTTTCAGTTCGGTCTGTCCACGATGCGAGAGCATTGGCGAAGCGGTCTCGAAGATATTCGCCATTCGCTCGAGCAACCCGACTGGCTCGATATGCCGGACAACGATGCCGGCTTCGTCACGCACGACATTCATCGGGACTCGCGCTGA
- a CDS encoding amino acid aminotransferase — protein sequence MSLFSAVELAPRDPILGLNEAFNADARATKVNLGVGVYFNEEGKIPLLRAVRDAEKARVEAALPRGYLPIEGIAAYDAAVQKLLLGNDSPLIAAGRVVTAQALGGTGALKIGADFLKRVNPGSKVAISDPSWENHRALFEGAGFVVESYPYYDAQTHGVNFDGMLSALNSYPAGTIVVLHACCHNPTGVDLSVEQWKQVVELVKARNLVPFLDIAYQGFGDNIEADAAAVRLFAAQELNVFVSSSFSKSFSLYGERVGALSIITASKEEAARVLSQLKRVIRTNYSNPPTHGGSVVAAVLASPELRATWEIELGEMRERIRAMRNGLVERLKASGVDRDFSFVNAQRGMFSYSGLTAPQVDRLREEFGIYAVSTGRICVAALNTRNLDVVANAIAHVLK from the coding sequence ATGTCTCTGTTCTCCGCCGTCGAACTTGCTCCCCGCGACCCGATTCTGGGCCTGAACGAAGCTTTCAATGCCGATGCGCGCGCCACCAAGGTCAACCTCGGCGTTGGCGTGTACTTCAATGAAGAAGGCAAGATTCCGCTGCTGCGCGCCGTGCGCGATGCGGAAAAGGCCCGCGTCGAAGCCGCGCTGCCGCGCGGTTATCTGCCGATCGAAGGTATCGCCGCTTACGACGCCGCCGTGCAAAAGCTGCTGCTCGGCAACGACTCGCCGCTGATCGCGGCCGGCCGCGTCGTCACGGCGCAGGCGCTGGGCGGCACGGGTGCGCTGAAGATCGGCGCGGACTTCCTGAAGCGCGTGAATCCGGGCAGCAAGGTCGCGATCAGCGACCCGAGCTGGGAAAACCATCGCGCGCTGTTCGAAGGCGCAGGCTTCGTCGTGGAATCGTATCCGTACTATGACGCGCAAACGCACGGCGTGAACTTCGACGGCATGCTAAGCGCGCTGAACAGCTACCCGGCGGGTACGATCGTCGTGCTGCACGCGTGCTGCCACAACCCGACCGGCGTCGACCTGAGCGTCGAGCAGTGGAAGCAGGTGGTCGAGCTCGTCAAGGCGCGCAACCTCGTGCCGTTCCTCGATATCGCCTACCAGGGCTTCGGCGACAACATCGAAGCGGACGCGGCAGCCGTGCGTCTGTTTGCGGCGCAGGAACTGAACGTGTTCGTGTCGTCGTCGTTCTCCAAGTCGTTCTCGCTGTACGGCGAGCGCGTCGGCGCACTGTCGATCATCACCGCGAGCAAGGAAGAAGCGGCGCGCGTGCTGTCGCAACTCAAGCGCGTGATCCGCACCAACTACTCGAACCCGCCGACGCACGGCGGCTCGGTGGTCGCGGCCGTGCTTGCGTCGCCGGAATTGCGCGCGACGTGGGAAATCGAACTGGGCGAGATGCGCGAGCGCATCCGCGCGATGCGCAACGGTCTCGTCGAGCGTCTGAAGGCAAGCGGCGTCGATCGCGACTTCAGCTTCGTGAATGCGCAGCGCGGCATGTTCTCGTACTCAGGGTTGACGGCACCGCAAGTGGACCGCCTGCGCGAAGAATTCGGTATCTACGCGGTCAGCACGGGCCGCATCTGCGTGGCTGCGCTCAATACGCGCAACCTCGACGTCGTCGCGAACGCGATTGCTCACGTGCTGAAGTAA
- the uvrB gene encoding excinuclease ABC subunit UvrB, with amino-acid sequence MSEHHLTEADDTLDESKFVTFEGSPFKLYQPYPPAGDQPTAIDTLVEGVGDGLAFQTLLGVTGSGKTFTMANTIARLGRPAIVFAPNKTLAAQLYSEFREFFPRNAVEYFVSYYDYYQPEAYVPQRDLFIEKDSSINEHIEQMRLSATKSLMERRDVVIVATVSAIYGIGNPSEYHKMILTLRTGDRLGQRDVIARLIAMQYSRNEADFQRGSFRVRGDTIDIFPAEHAEMAVRVELFDDEVETLQLFDPLTGRVRQKIPRFTVYPSSHYVTPRDTVLRAVETIKAELRERLEFFYSQGKLVEAQRLEQRTRFDLEMLQELGFCKGIENYSRHFSGAAPGEPPPTLVDYLPPDAIMMLDESHVLIGQLNGMYNGDRARKENLVDYGFRLPSALDNRPLKFNEFERKMRQVVFVSATPADYEKRTAGQVAEQLVRPTGLVDPEIEVRPARSQVDDVLGEINERIKAGERVLVTTLTKRMAEQLTEFLADHGIKVRYLHSDIDTVERVEIIRDLRLGAFDVLVGINLLREGLDIPEVSLVAILDADKEGFLRAERSLIQTIGRAARNVNGKAILYGDNITDSMRRAIDETERRRAKQIAFNAAHGITPRGVVKRIRDIIDGVYNVDEARAELKEQQARAKFEDMSEKQLAKEIKRLEKQMMEHAKNLEFEKAAQTRDQLALLRQRVFGANVGDHVSGVE; translated from the coding sequence ATGTCCGAACACCATCTGACCGAAGCCGACGATACGCTCGATGAATCAAAATTCGTCACGTTCGAAGGTTCGCCGTTCAAGCTCTACCAGCCATATCCGCCCGCCGGCGACCAGCCCACGGCCATCGACACGCTCGTCGAAGGCGTCGGGGACGGCCTCGCGTTCCAGACGCTGCTCGGCGTGACCGGCTCCGGCAAGACCTTCACGATGGCCAACACGATCGCGCGGCTCGGCCGCCCGGCGATCGTGTTCGCGCCGAACAAGACGCTTGCCGCGCAGCTGTATTCGGAGTTCCGGGAATTCTTCCCGCGTAACGCGGTCGAGTACTTCGTCTCGTACTACGACTACTACCAGCCGGAAGCCTATGTACCGCAGCGCGATCTGTTCATCGAAAAAGACTCGTCGATCAACGAGCATATCGAGCAGATGCGGCTGTCGGCGACCAAGAGCCTGATGGAGCGACGCGACGTGGTGATCGTCGCGACGGTGTCGGCGATTTACGGTATCGGCAATCCGTCCGAATACCACAAGATGATCCTGACGCTGCGCACCGGCGACCGGCTCGGCCAGCGCGACGTCATCGCGCGGCTGATCGCGATGCAGTACAGCCGCAACGAAGCCGATTTCCAGCGCGGCTCGTTCCGCGTGCGTGGCGACACGATCGATATCTTCCCGGCCGAGCACGCCGAAATGGCGGTGCGTGTCGAGCTGTTCGACGACGAAGTCGAGACGCTGCAGTTATTCGATCCGCTCACCGGCCGCGTGCGGCAGAAAATTCCGCGCTTTACCGTCTATCCGTCTTCGCACTACGTGACGCCGCGCGATACCGTGCTGCGCGCCGTCGAAACGATCAAGGCCGAGCTGCGCGAGCGCCTCGAGTTCTTCTATAGCCAGGGCAAGCTCGTCGAGGCCCAGCGGCTCGAGCAGCGCACCCGCTTCGACCTCGAAATGCTGCAGGAGCTCGGTTTCTGCAAAGGCATCGAGAACTATTCGCGGCACTTTTCGGGCGCGGCGCCGGGCGAGCCGCCGCCGACGCTCGTCGATTACCTGCCGCCCGACGCGATCATGATGCTCGACGAATCGCACGTGCTGATCGGCCAGCTGAACGGCATGTACAACGGCGACCGCGCGCGCAAGGAAAACCTCGTCGACTACGGTTTCCGGCTGCCGTCGGCGCTCGACAACCGGCCGCTCAAGTTCAACGAGTTCGAGCGCAAGATGCGCCAGGTCGTGTTCGTGTCGGCGACGCCCGCCGATTACGAGAAGAGGACCGCGGGGCAGGTCGCCGAACAGCTGGTGCGTCCGACCGGCCTCGTCGACCCTGAAATCGAGGTGCGGCCGGCGCGCAGCCAGGTCGACGATGTGCTTGGCGAAATCAACGAGCGCATCAAGGCCGGCGAGCGCGTGCTGGTCACGACGCTGACCAAGCGGATGGCCGAACAGCTCACCGAGTTTCTGGCCGACCACGGCATCAAGGTGCGCTATCTCCACAGCGATATCGACACAGTGGAGCGCGTCGAGATCATCCGCGATCTGCGTCTCGGCGCGTTCGACGTGCTGGTCGGGATCAACCTGCTGCGCGAGGGGCTCGATATTCCCGAGGTGTCGCTCGTCGCGATCCTCGACGCGGACAAGGAAGGCTTCCTGCGCGCTGAGCGTTCGCTGATCCAGACCATCGGCCGGGCGGCGCGCAACGTGAACGGCAAGGCGATTCTGTACGGGGACAACATCACGGACTCGATGCGTCGCGCGATCGACGAAACCGAGCGGCGCCGCGCCAAGCAGATCGCGTTCAACGCCGCGCACGGCATTACCCCGCGCGGCGTCGTGAAACGGATTCGCGACATCATCGACGGCGTGTACAACGTCGACGAAGCCCGCGCGGAGTTGAAGGAACAGCAGGCTCGCGCGAAATTCGAGGACATGTCCGAGAAGCAACTCGCCAAGGAAATCAAGCGCCTCGAAAAGCAGATGATGGAGCACGCTAAGAATCTCGAATTCGAGAAGGCCGCGCAGACTCGCGACCAACTGGCGCTGCTGCGTCAGCGCGTATTCGGCGCGAACGTCGGCGACCATGTGTCGGGCGTCGAATAA
- a CDS encoding iron transporter, whose translation MRISSFVHGGVAVATAVVALSATAAEYPIGKQQIQGGMEIGAVYLQPITMEPEGMMRKASDSDIHLESDIHAVKNNPTGFAEGDWMPYLQVHYELTKAGSNQPLKGDLMPMVANDGPHYGDNVKLQGPGKYHLKLIVEPPMQTGHMAFGRHVDKETGVGPWFKPITLEYDFTFAGIGKKGGY comes from the coding sequence ATGCGGATTTCTTCCTTTGTGCATGGCGGCGTCGCAGTGGCAACCGCTGTCGTGGCGCTGTCGGCCACGGCCGCCGAATATCCGATCGGTAAGCAGCAAATCCAGGGCGGGATGGAAATCGGCGCGGTTTATCTGCAGCCGATCACCATGGAACCCGAAGGCATGATGCGTAAAGCATCGGATTCGGACATCCACCTCGAGTCGGACATCCACGCGGTCAAGAACAATCCGACCGGTTTCGCCGAAGGCGACTGGATGCCGTATCTGCAGGTGCACTACGAACTGACGAAGGCCGGCTCGAACCAGCCGTTGAAGGGCGACCTGATGCCGATGGTCGCGAACGACGGTCCGCACTACGGCGACAACGTCAAGCTGCAAGGCCCGGGCAAGTATCACCTGAAGCTGATCGTCGAACCGCCGATGCAGACGGGCCATATGGCGTTCGGTCGCCACGTCGACAAGGAAACCGGCGTGGGTCCGTGGTTCAAGCCGATTACGCTCGAATATGACTTCACCTTCGCCGGCATCGGCAAGAAGGGCGGTTACTGA
- a CDS encoding cupredoxin domain-containing protein, whose translation MGINRKIAMLAATFCLAATAHAVDLPTFKLEMNDGKLNPARIEVPAGQRIKIEVRNTGKGAAEFESVQLRKEKVLAPGADSFVVIAPLEPGEYKFFDDFHQQAQGVIVAK comes from the coding sequence ATGGGAATCAACCGAAAGATCGCGATGCTTGCCGCCACGTTTTGCCTGGCGGCCACGGCTCATGCAGTCGACCTGCCGACCTTTAAGCTAGAAATGAACGACGGCAAGCTGAACCCGGCCCGCATCGAAGTGCCAGCCGGCCAGCGTATCAAGATCGAAGTGCGTAACACCGGCAAGGGCGCGGCCGAATTCGAAAGCGTGCAGTTGCGCAAAGAGAAGGTTTTGGCGCCGGGCGCTGATTCGTTCGTCGTCATTGCTCCGCTGGAGCCCGGTGAATACAAGTTTTTCGACGACTTTCACCAGCAGGCGCAGGGCGTGATCGTCGCGAAGTAA
- a CDS encoding FTR1 family iron permease, with amino-acid sequence MGQILFIVWRESVEALLVVGILYAWLKNGDDDTRRGLPYLWGGVAAGLIAAVALGAALVGFTEELSGDAQDYFQTAMVLVACALIVQMVLWMKQHGRTLKRDMEQSLQKSQRDSNWWGVAVLVALAIAREGSETVIFLYGLGFGQSGHVDGSQMLAVAIGLALAFLTFYVLQLGGKIVSWRLFFRVTEIMLLFLGAGLFQTGVDKLIDKEILPTLVDQLWNSSAILDDSSTFGSLVATLTGYRAHPALMNLLAYGVYWAVVYLLVRRASRKPARQAAGRAA; translated from the coding sequence ATGGGTCAGATTCTGTTCATCGTGTGGCGGGAAAGTGTCGAGGCGCTGCTGGTCGTCGGCATCCTGTATGCGTGGTTGAAAAACGGCGACGACGACACGCGCCGCGGTTTGCCGTACCTGTGGGGCGGCGTGGCGGCCGGCTTGATCGCCGCGGTGGCGCTGGGCGCGGCGCTGGTCGGCTTCACCGAGGAGCTCTCCGGTGACGCGCAGGATTACTTCCAGACCGCGATGGTGCTGGTCGCCTGCGCGCTGATCGTGCAGATGGTGCTGTGGATGAAGCAACACGGCCGTACGCTGAAGCGCGACATGGAACAGTCGCTGCAGAAGAGCCAGCGCGATTCCAACTGGTGGGGCGTCGCGGTGCTGGTCGCGCTGGCGATCGCGCGCGAAGGCAGCGAAACGGTGATCTTCCTGTACGGCCTCGGCTTCGGCCAGTCGGGGCACGTGGACGGCAGCCAGATGCTCGCTGTGGCGATCGGTCTCGCGCTCGCGTTCCTGACCTTCTACGTGTTGCAGCTGGGCGGCAAGATCGTCTCGTGGCGGCTCTTCTTCCGCGTCACCGAAATCATGTTGCTGTTCCTCGGCGCGGGTCTGTTCCAGACCGGCGTCGACAAGCTGATCGACAAGGAAATCCTGCCGACGCTGGTCGACCAGCTGTGGAATTCGTCGGCGATCCTCGATGACTCGAGCACCTTCGGTTCGCTCGTCGCGACGCTGACCGGGTATCGCGCGCATCCGGCGCTGATGAATCTGCTTGCCTATGGCGTGTACTGGGCGGTCGTTTATCTGCTCGTGCGCCGCGCTAGCCGCAAGCCCGCACGGCAGGCGGCAGGGCGCGCGGCATGA
- a CDS encoding 4Fe-4S binding protein, giving the protein MSAAMAPRPGRLAAAGQWMQRHGAVIRGIQWIVVAVYAFLIIVPALMPLPDDTAHLWNNLTLAAQFVFWGIWWPFVLLSMVMLGRVWCGVLCPEGALAEFASKFGRGRAIPHWMRWGGWPFVAFGITTIYGQMVSVYQYPKAVLLVLGGSTFAAIVIGLLYGREKRVWCKYLCPVNGVFSLLSRLAPFHYKVDEDAWRRSYKNGEQGHRVIPINCAPLVPLRNMKGAADCHMCGRCSGHRDAIALTWRKPSTEVVQLGDRNANPWDTALILYGLLGIAIGAFHWTASRWFIDLKMFAATWLVDHDITWPLDTNAPWFLFTHYPDQNDVFSWLDGSLLIGYILSTALVYGTALLLLLTGATRMLGRFSSTRLHHLTQGLIPIAGAGVFLGLSATTLSLLRAEHVSLWWASDLRIAILVIASAWSAWLAWLVTRRYSERFVPRALAMLWFVAALAVVNSAWWLMFWGWASK; this is encoded by the coding sequence ATGAGCGCCGCGATGGCCCCCCGGCCGGGCCGCCTGGCGGCGGCCGGCCAGTGGATGCAGCGCCACGGCGCGGTGATCCGTGGCATCCAATGGATCGTGGTCGCGGTGTACGCGTTCCTGATCATCGTGCCCGCGCTGATGCCGCTGCCGGACGACACCGCGCATCTGTGGAACAACCTGACGCTCGCGGCGCAGTTCGTGTTTTGGGGTATCTGGTGGCCGTTCGTGTTGCTGTCGATGGTGATGCTCGGCCGCGTCTGGTGCGGCGTGCTGTGTCCGGAGGGCGCGCTCGCCGAGTTCGCGAGCAAATTCGGCCGCGGCCGCGCGATTCCACACTGGATGCGCTGGGGCGGCTGGCCCTTCGTCGCGTTCGGCATCACCACGATCTACGGGCAGATGGTGAGCGTCTACCAGTATCCGAAAGCGGTGTTGCTGGTGCTAGGCGGCTCGACTTTCGCGGCGATCGTCATCGGTCTGCTGTACGGACGCGAGAAGCGCGTCTGGTGCAAATACCTGTGCCCCGTCAACGGGGTATTTTCGCTTCTGTCGCGCCTCGCGCCGTTTCACTACAAGGTCGACGAAGACGCCTGGCGTCGCTCGTACAAGAACGGCGAGCAGGGGCATCGCGTGATTCCGATCAACTGCGCGCCGCTCGTGCCATTGCGCAACATGAAGGGCGCGGCGGACTGCCATATGTGTGGCCGTTGCAGCGGACACCGTGATGCGATCGCGCTGACGTGGCGCAAGCCGTCGACGGAAGTCGTGCAGTTGGGCGACCGGAACGCGAACCCGTGGGACACCGCGCTGATCCTGTACGGCCTGCTCGGTATCGCGATCGGCGCGTTCCACTGGACCGCCTCGCGCTGGTTCATCGACCTGAAGATGTTCGCCGCGACATGGCTCGTCGATCACGACATCACGTGGCCCCTCGACACCAACGCACCGTGGTTCCTGTTCACGCATTACCCGGACCAGAACGACGTGTTCTCGTGGCTCGACGGCTCGCTGCTGATCGGCTACATCCTGTCGACGGCGCTCGTCTACGGCACCGCGCTGTTGCTGTTGCTTACGGGCGCGACGCGCATGCTCGGACGTTTTAGCTCGACGCGGCTGCATCATCTGACCCAGGGGCTGATTCCGATCGCGGGCGCGGGCGTGTTCCTCGGTTTGTCGGCGACGACGCTGTCGCTGCTGCGCGCTGAGCATGTGTCGCTGTGGTGGGCGTCGGATCTGCGCATCGCGATTCTCGTGATTGCGAGCGCGTGGAGCGCATGGCTCGCGTGGCTCGTCACGCGCCGGTATAGCGAGCGCTTCGTGCCGCGCGCGCTGGCGATGTTGTGGTTCGTCGCGGCGCTGGCGGTCGTCAATAGCGCATGGTGGCTGATGTTCTGGGGCTGGGCGTCGAAGTAA
- the hemP gene encoding hemin uptake protein HemP: protein MTDMTRSSTLSLRRSAAALSSRPKASTTAAAATKPAAQRTTGQEETSERVVRSDALLQGHSHISIVHNGETYQLRATRLGKLILTK, encoded by the coding sequence ATGACCGATATGACTCGCTCCTCCACGCTCAGCCTGCGCCGCTCAGCGGCTGCGTTAAGCAGCCGACCGAAAGCGTCGACGACGGCAGCAGCCGCGACGAAACCCGCTGCGCAGCGCACCACCGGCCAGGAGGAGACGTCGGAGCGCGTCGTGCGCAGCGACGCGCTGCTGCAAGGCCATAGTCACATCAGCATCGTGCACAACGGCGAGACGTATCAACTGCGTGCAACTCGCCTCGGCAAGCTGATCTTGACGAAGTAG
- a CDS encoding SRPBCC family protein, producing MNFEHLIQINDPLNPFVESMTREQLWEGLVLRAEQPQLFVMGLDSCTILSRDGNVLERELHYGQATVRDRVTLEASDRVRYDILPTAEYVGGSLTMTIEQPDELQLFLRFEYATTLPVSTTDQDAVQTQEIVKSAYRENDIDTVRLIRQYVAAKQEPGPLH from the coding sequence TTGAATTTCGAACACCTCATTCAGATCAACGATCCGTTGAATCCCTTCGTCGAATCGATGACGCGCGAACAGCTTTGGGAAGGGCTGGTGCTGCGCGCCGAGCAGCCGCAGCTGTTCGTGATGGGTCTCGACAGCTGCACGATCCTGTCGCGCGACGGCAATGTGCTCGAGCGCGAACTGCACTACGGCCAGGCCACCGTGCGCGATCGCGTCACGTTGGAGGCAAGCGACAGAGTGCGCTACGACATCCTTCCGACCGCCGAGTACGTCGGCGGCTCGCTGACGATGACGATCGAGCAGCCCGACGAGCTGCAGCTGTTCCTGCGCTTCGAATACGCGACCACGCTACCCGTCTCGACGACCGATCAGGACGCGGTGCAAACGCAGGAGATCGTCAAGTCGGCGTATCGCGAGAACGATATCGACACGGTGCGGCTGATCCGCCAGTACGTCGCGGCCAAACAGGAACCGGGACCGTTGCACTGA
- a CDS encoding OsmC family protein produces the protein MAESTVTAHIGSTNFQVVFDDGKHTWLADEPESLGGGDRGPTPVSLLLSSLGACTSITLKMYAQRKAWPLASVRVKLSMQTGDAGSTIDRQIMLDGDLSDEQRERLLQIANACPLHKILTHTISIRSALAVA, from the coding sequence ATGGCAGAGTCCACCGTCACCGCCCACATCGGCTCGACGAATTTCCAGGTCGTGTTCGACGACGGTAAGCACACATGGCTCGCCGACGAACCGGAATCGCTTGGCGGCGGCGATCGCGGTCCGACGCCCGTATCACTGCTGCTGTCGAGCCTCGGCGCATGCACGTCGATCACGCTGAAGATGTACGCGCAGCGCAAAGCCTGGCCGCTAGCGAGCGTACGCGTCAAACTGTCGATGCAAACCGGCGACGCGGGCTCGACCATCGACCGTCAGATCATGCTCGACGGCGATCTGTCCGACGAACAGCGGGAACGGCTTTTGCAAATTGCCAATGCGTGCCCGTTGCACAAGATTCTGACGCACACGATTTCGATCCGCTCCGCGCTCGCCGTCGCTTGA
- a CDS encoding pirin family protein, whose amino-acid sequence MTTSRTIERTFPSVRTVEGGGFIVHRPFPTRLLMDFDPFLLLDEMGPVDYAPGEAKGAPDHPHRGFETVTYVLEGQFGHKDSAGHSGTLRAGDVQWMTAGAGVVHSEMPDPAFARTGGRVHGLQVWVNLPRRDKMIAPRYQEIPSTRIPVATSEDGKVRVKVIAGEALGVKAAIETHTPILYQHFSLQPGATIRQPVPADYRVFAYGLSGKGVYGEGDGSADIDARTMVVFADDGDTVTLTAGDEPLEVLLLGGVPLKEPVVRYGPFVMNTEDEIRQAVVDYQAGRMGAITH is encoded by the coding sequence ATGACCACGTCACGCACAATCGAACGCACGTTCCCATCGGTTCGCACGGTGGAAGGCGGCGGATTTATCGTTCACCGACCGTTTCCGACGCGTCTGTTGATGGACTTCGATCCATTCCTGCTGCTCGACGAAATGGGTCCAGTCGACTATGCGCCGGGCGAGGCCAAGGGCGCGCCCGATCATCCGCATCGCGGCTTCGAGACGGTCACCTACGTGCTCGAGGGCCAGTTCGGCCACAAGGATTCGGCCGGCCATTCCGGCACGCTGCGCGCCGGCGACGTGCAATGGATGACCGCGGGCGCGGGCGTCGTGCATAGCGAAATGCCGGACCCGGCATTCGCACGCACCGGCGGCCGCGTGCACGGGCTGCAAGTCTGGGTGAACCTGCCGCGTCGCGACAAGATGATCGCGCCGCGCTATCAGGAGATCCCGTCGACGCGCATTCCGGTCGCGACGTCCGAAGACGGCAAGGTGCGCGTGAAGGTCATCGCGGGCGAAGCGCTCGGCGTGAAGGCCGCGATCGAAACCCATACGCCGATCCTGTATCAGCATTTCTCGTTGCAGCCGGGCGCGACGATCCGCCAGCCGGTGCCGGCTGACTATCGCGTGTTCGCCTACGGTCTGTCCGGCAAAGGCGTGTATGGGGAAGGCGACGGGAGCGCCGACATCGACGCGCGCACGATGGTGGTTTTCGCCGACGACGGCGATACGGTGACGCTCACGGCTGGTGACGAGCCCCTGGAAGTGCTGCTGCTCGGCGGCGTGCCGCTGAAGGAGCCGGTAGTGCGCTACGGCCCGTTCGTAATGAATACCGAGGATGAAATCCGTCAAGCGGTGGTCGACTATCAGGCGGGACGGATGGGCGCGATCACGCATTGA